Within Mongoliitalea daihaiensis, the genomic segment CATGAGAATGATGACGAATAATCCTGATCCTTCATTTTCCATGATAAGTCACTTTCATTCCCTTGACTTTAGTTAGACACTTAGTTTTTTTGAATATTTGAAATCAGCTGGAATATCCAATGAGCTTTCTTTTTTTAGCAAAGCCAAGTAATACAATAGCCCAAAGCTCAAATACATCGTACCACCGATTATTTTTATTACAAAGCTTAGAAATCGGTATGAAGACTGCTCTAAAGTTATCACATAAAGAAAGAAAGAAAAAAATAGTAAAGAAGCACTATAGAACAGCAATATCAAAGAGACTATCCAAAAGTCAGGAACTTTCCAAAGTTGCTGGTCCATATAGGTTTCATTTGTTACTAGATTATAAAAGAATGTCAAGCATCCTAATATGATTAAGATACCGGCAAACGTATAGTTATAATTGTGAAATTGTGTGATTGGAGATATAGATAAACTGGTAATTATACCCCATGCACCAAAAGCTATGGCCGTATAACGGAGTATTCTTTTGCTAAACTTATCATTGATAAGTATGGATAAATAAAACAGGATCAAGACTGTCTCTACGTACACAAATCCGATATTATACACCCAATGATTCCTAATTCCTTGCATTCCAAGATGTTTGCCATACACCTCTGTCATAGAAATGACCAGCAAAATGAAAAATATAATTACATGGCTTTTTTTATAGGACTTAAGGTTTAAAAAAAAGCAAGGGACGCTCAATAGCAGTCCTAATACAATCATTATATTATACCAGTTGACAACATGCATACGTTATGGATTACATTCTGGTGGACAAAGCTGGCCTCCATTCTTTAATGGCTCTTCTAAATCAGTGGCTGATTTCAAATCCTTAGCTGTTGAGCTTTCTACATCAATAATTCCCTTTTCCGTTTTATTGGCTGCGGCAATTGCGAGAGACATTCTACCGAGATAGTCTTCTCTCTTAGGTAATCCTTCTGGCAATAGGTTTACCGTGTTTTTATCGTATTGGCCAAAGTACATCTTCAAGCCTCCTGTTTTAGGATCTGTCATATCCAAAAGCGATTGAAGGAGTTCTCTATCAAAAAACACCCAATCCGATTGCTTTTCAATTTCCCGACCGTTTTTATCGATTCCTTTGATACATTTTTGTACGGAATTGGCATAAGCTTTTCGAAAAGCTTCTAATTGTTCTTTTGTCATAACAATAACTTTAGGGACCTAATAAAATATGAATGATGCTTTAAATCAATGAGTTCGACTTTTGCGGTCTACTACAAATCAAAGGAATAAAAAAAGCAAATCCAAATACTAAATACATGGTACCAGCAAGCAATCTGTTAAAACCAAAAATTACTTTGCTATGGGTAGTAATAAATTCAGGATGGAATTGATACGCTCCAAATACCACGATTGCTACACTGTAAAACAGGGTAATTAATAGCCCAATCCAAAAATGAGGGACTAGTACTAGCTGGATATTTTCAAAAACTTGCTGTTTAACCAACTGATTAAGCAGACGAATAGCCAAAAATAGAATAAAAATCACATAGGGCAGAAAAGCAAAAAACTGAAAGGTAGTTTGAATATCCTGGAAGAAAACTGAAACAAGTACTCCCCATGCAATCAGTACACTCGTCATTTGGAGAATGGATTTTTTTATGGTTGGAGGTTTTGCCAAAAAGTAAAAATAAGCAATCAACAACAATGACTCTAAATGGACGAAACCGATATTATAATAGAAGGAATTGTTGATTTTTTGTCTCCCGGTATTAAAGCCTATGGTCTCGAGTACGAGTACCATGCTCAGCGTAGCCAATAGAATCCAATTGGGTGTGCTCAATTTTCTTTTTTTCAAAAAAAAGTAAATAACACATCCCAGCAAACCAATTGCTATAGAATTTAAATACCAGTTGCTCAACATTACATAATTTTTTTTGCAAGGTAAGACCTAAATTAAAGCCGTAAAATACCTTGATCAGGGTATTTTGTCTAAAATGTACAAAAAAAGGTCGGCAATCCTGAAAACTATCGACCTTTTATGAATGTTTTGATTGACTTAGGTCCTTAACCTTGGCATTTGAAAAAGTGAACCAAGTAAAAAAATCTAATTTACCCCCAAATAGTACCATCGTACTCTTCCCACCTTTGGCTATCATTCAAAGATTGGTATTTAGTTCACTCAAGAGATAGCCTCTTGCAAGAAGAACAACAAAAAATTACAAAATTCCCACATCTACCCCTCATGGTTTGGTTTTTGTTAATTGAAAATTAAAAGCTTGAATCAGTTAAACGCAAATTTACCGGATTCGGAAAACAAGCTTAATATCGTACCTTCACTGAATATTTTTAGCAACACCACCTTTTTATGCTGATGTGCTAAAGGCTATCCTTTCTAATTCAATAAACAGCATGGGACAAAAAGGGGAAATAAAAAAAGGTAAAACATCTATTACAGAGGAGTCTGAGAGAGAGTTGTTTCTGATAGTCGCCATTGGCGCATCTGCCGGTGGACTAGAAGCTATTTCTGAACTGCTGAAATATTTGGATCCAGATACAGGGATGGCGTTTATTTTTGTCCAGCATCTCAGCCCTGACCATAAGAGTATGCTTACTCCTTTATTGGCTAAAATCACCTCCATGGATGTCAAAGAAGTGGAAGACAGGGTACTGATCAAGCCCAATAATTTCTACATCATTCCCCCTGACAAGGAAATATCAGTTGAAAAAGGCCATATCATACTATCCCCAAGGCCAGAAAGCCCAAAGGTAAATTTACCAATAGATATCCTTTTTTCTTCACTTGCCAAGACACATAAGGTTCATGTAATCGGGATCATTCTTAGCGGAAGTGCAACTGACGGAACGATTGGCCTAAAGTCAATTAAGCAAGAAGGAGGCTTGACCTTTGCGCAAGACCAATCGGCTAAATTTATTAGTATGCCACAATCTGCCATATCTACGGGTATAGTAGACTTTATTCTATCTCCAAAAGAAATTGCTTTTGAATTGAATAGAATCAGTAAGCTTCCTACGGTGAGAGTTTCAGGTCCATTGAATGGAGAGGAAGATGATATTGAAGACGATAACCCCGATTTCATAGCTATCCTGCATAGTCTTCAAAAATTTGCAGGTGTAGATTTTTCGGTTTACAAGTCGCGTACGATCAAGCGGAGGATTTTGAGAAGAATGATGCTTTGTAAATCATATGATCTCAACACATACAGACAACTGATTGGGGAGAGCAATGAAGAAATGAAAATTCTCTATCAGGACCTCTTGATCAATGTGACTAGTTTTTTCAGAGATCCTGATACCTATAAGTATTTGAAGGAATCCCTCCTCCCTAGGCTTCTTCAGACAAAAAATGAAAAGGACAAATTAAGGGTGTGGGTGCCTGCTTGTTCCTCAGGTGAAGAGGCACTATCGATTGCTATGATGATCCTGGAAGTTCAGCAGAAGACAGGAAATCATGTGCCTATACAGATTTTTGCTACAGACCTTAGCGAGAAAGAAATCAGGAAGGCAAGAACTGGCCTTTATACATCAAATGAATTGCAGTCTGTTTCCCCCAAACGTCTTCACCGTTTTTTTACCAAAAGCGACAGCAATTACAGGATATCCAAAACCATCAAGGATATTTGTGTTTTTGCTCCCCATAATCTGCTTAAAGATCCTCCTTTTTCAAGAATTGATTTCATTAGCTGTAGAAATCTTCTGATCTATCTCAGTAGTCCAGCCCAAAAGAGGGTATTGGCAACCTTTCATTATGCTTTGAATCAGAATGGCTTCCTAATGCTGGGAAAAGCAGAAACCATAAGTTCTTCCACTGATCTGTTTTCAGAAGTAAACAAAAAACATAAAGTCTATTCCAGAAAAAGTAGTGCCACTTCTAGTATTTTACCACAACCCACGTCAAGAGTGCCAAAAGATTTCAGCCACCGTATTCAGAAAGAAGATGGAAACGATTCCAAATCCGGAATTCCAAAAACACCTATTGTACATACCAAAAGGAACTTAGATCAAATAATTGATGCAGTTCTTCTTGCAGATTATTTGCCTGCATGTGTGGTTATCAATCATCAGATGGAAATACTTCAATTTAGGGGCAACACAGATGTATACTTTAGCCATGTTTCCGGGAAAGCTTCCTTGAATATCCTGAAAATGGTAAGAAAGGAAATAGCGTTTGGCTTAAGGAGTCTGATATCCAAATCCATCAAGGCCAAGAAGAGTATCCGAAAAACAGGTATTGAAGTTAATTTCCATAATGAAATTTATGTCATTAGTATTGAAGTGGCCCCTCTTCTTGTTGAATTGGAAGAAGAATTGATGATAGTTGTTTTTTCCCAACATGATCAGGCTTCAGGTCTTCATCGGCTAAAGGCTACAGATGATATGCAGGATACTCAATTAATGCTAAAGGAAAATAGAATAAGACAGCTCGAAGAAGAATTGGCATCTTCCCAGGAAGATGCCCTTGACCTTGCTCAAGAACAGGAGAGGTATATTGCGGAACTGCAGAGTGCTAATGAAGAAGTGGTGTCAAGTAATGAAGAGTTGCAGACTGTAAATGAAGAATTGGAAACATCTAAGGAAGAATTAGAATCTTCTAACGAAGAACTGATTACAACTAATCAAGAGCTGCAGACCAGAAATGAACTGCTTAATGAGTCCTACGGGTATTCGAATGCCATTATTTCAACATTACATGAGCCCATGATTGTCCTAGATAAATTTTTCCGAATAAGGACAGTCAACCAATCCTTTTTGAGAATCTTCCAACTCAATGAGCAACAGACAGAAGGGAAGCATTTATTTGATCTTGAAAACGGTCATTGGAATATTCCAAGTTTGAGGGAGTTGCTCGAACAGATTATTCCAAAGAATCCCTCTTTTAGCAATTTCAAAATTACGCATTCTTTTCCCCGGATAGGGGAAAGGGAATTTTTTTTAAATGCTAGCAGTATTATTCAAAAAAGTCATGGGGAAGAACTAATCCTGCTTTCATTTAACGATGTAACAGATGCTGAGAGAATCCAGAAAAATAGACTGGAAGGGTTTACGAAGGATATTGAAGAAAGTAGAATCTATAATCTAAAGCTTGAAAAAGCTGTGAAAGAGAGAACCAACCAGCTAAATCAATCTAATAAAATCCTTGCCGAGAAGAATATTGAACTTGAAAAAATGAACAAGGAACTTGAGGCTTTTGCCTATGTCTCCAGTCATGATTTAAAAGAACCGCTCCGAAAGATCCAAACTTTTGCCGACAGGATTCTGGATAGTGAAATAGAAAATTTATCACCAAAAGGACAAATGTATTTTCTTCATATGCAAAAATCTTCGAATAGGATGCAAATGCTTATCGAGGATTTATTGAGTTTTACCAGTCTTAACTCTGCAGAAAGAAAATTTGAAGCGACCAATTTGGAAGAGATTATCAAAGATGTGCAGATAGAAATGAAAGAAGATCTGGATAAGAATCAAGCTCAAATAAAGCTCCATGATTTATGTGAGGTAAATGTTATTCCATTTCAGTTCCGGCAGTTGATACATAATATGATCAGCAATTCCTTAAAATTTGCCAAGCCAACAATTCCTGTGAAAATCAATATTTCCTGCAAGCTTGTAACCCATGATAAAATTAAAATTTTGGAAAATTTACAACATAAATTATATCACCATATTTGTTTTTCAGATAATGGGATAGGTTTTGATCAGGAGTACAGTAAAAGGATTTTTGAAGTTTTTGAAAAGCTCCACAGTAAAGATGAATATGCTGGAACAGGAATAGGTTTGGCCATTGTGAAAAAGATTGTGGAAAACCACCATGGTTTTATTAAAGCAACAAGCGAATCAAATAAAGGAACTATCTTTGATATATACCTCCCAGCAAAAAAATGAAAAGCAATCCTTTAAAAATTGTACTTGCAGATGATGATGAAGCGGATAGGCTTTTGTTTATCGAGGCTTTTGATGAATTGAAAAGCGGAAACTCCGTTCAGACAGTCAATGATGGAGTCGAGCTTATGGAACTGTTACGGCAAACAGTTATTGAAAACTTGCCAGACATATTGTTCTTAGATATTAATATGCCCAAAAAGAACGGATTGGATTGTTTAAAAGAAATCCGTGCTGATCAAAAATTCAAAGAAGTCTCTGTAGCTATTTTTACGACATCTTCTTCCCAAAGAGATATGGAGGAGACCTTTCTTTTAGGAGCAAATGTCTATATCAACAAGCCCAATAACTTTCAACAGTTAAAAAAACTACTTGAAAAAGCTTTGTCTTATTCAAACGTATACCAAGATCCACCTTTCAATAAGGATAATTTTATTTTAAATGTAGAATAATTTTTGGTAATCATGGAAAATCAAAAAATTCATATCAAATACATGGTCAGCCTCCGATGTATTATGGTGGTCAAAGAAGAACTCAAAAAATTAGGTGTCAAATACTGTATAGTCAGTTTAGGGGAAGTTGAAATCCTGGGAAAGATTACCAAACAACAAAAAGATGATTTGAGTATTAATCTAAAAAAGATAGGTCTTGAGCTCCTTGATGATAAAAAGAGCATTTTGATAAATAAAGTTAAAAATGAGATCGTTATCATGATTCATCATTCAGAATCATTGCCTAAAATTAATTTTTCTGACTTTCTCAGTGAAAAGCTCGGGTATGATTACACTTATCTTTCCAATATTTTTACAGAAGTGCAGGGAATAACCATACAGCAGTTCATTATTTATAACAAAATTGAAAAAGTGAAAGAATTATTGGTTTATGATGAGCTCAACCTTACAGAAATTTCATATCTAGTGGGTTATAGCAGTGTTGCCCATCTTTCCAATCAATTCAAAAAAGTTACAGGATTAACGCCTTCTTTCTTTAAACATATCAAACAACAGCGTCAAAAATCTTTAAAAAACATTTGATTTATATAACTTTCTTACAAAAATATACAATAGTTACTGTACTGAAATAGCTGATCTTTGTAAAACCAAAATGAGGGATTTCCTAATTAGGGACTTACTTGAATGATTTGCCGAAGTCATTTGATTCAATTTTTTGGCTAAGTACAGTTTGAACTTAAATAATTCCGCATGACATTTTACAGGGTATAATTTGTCATGCGGGGCTTTTTTTCTAAACCACCATAAAAATCTACCGATTTTATACAAAGAAATTTTTTATAGCATCAATATCACGTTGTAGGATTTTTTAAAATACTTATTCGAGAGACACTAAATTAATTTTCCTCTGATACGATCTCTTGCGGGTCTAATTCTGCCTTAAACCATGCTATTTCAATCAACCAAATCTCTAATTATCATCCGCTAGTACAGTTAAATATATAATTTTATGATTATTTTATGTAATAAAAAATAATTAGATAGCGCTACATTTGCATAAAATATAAATATTATGAAAAAAATTATGATTGGATTACTCGTAGCTACGGCCTTTGCTTTTCAAAGCTGTGATGATTATCCAGATGGTCCTTTAGTAAGTCTAAAATCAAAAACAGAAAGAGTGGCCAATGACTGGAAAATAGGAGAAGCATTAGATGAAGGTACCAATATTACTTCTGAATATGAAAAATACGAATTGAGTCTGACAAAAGATGGGGAGGCGATTCTAACAGCAAACTACAATTTCCTTGGAATCAATTATGAATTCACTACTTCAGGAACATGGGAGTTTTTAAGCAATGAAACAAAATTATCCTTTGATTTTGAAAATGATGATGCGGATGGCATTTATGAAATTTTGAGATTGAAAGAAGATGAATTGTGGTTGAAAGAAGATGCAGGAACAATTGAGTTACACTTCATGCCCCGATAAGCCTTATCAAATAGGCATAAATAAAGAATCATGAAAACTGAAAAACTATATAGATCTGGTCAAGTAGTAAGCACTATTTTGATGGTTATAGGAGCTGGGGCTATTGTAGGCTTTTTTGCAACTAAAAGAAATCGAATAAAAACCCAGAAGAAAGCCAATGAAATTGGTGGCTTCATTGTAGACAAGGTAAATGCCGAGAAGAAAAGACTGGGAAACAAGGTGATGGAATTGATGGAGAAACCAATAGGAATAGGTTTTGACTTGAAGGAATCATTGTCTAAGCATGATAAAAAAACAAAATAGATAAGATCAAATGAAAAAAAATAAAGGCAAGTCCGAGAAAATCTTGTTCAACTTGCGTATAAATTAGCGCTAGATAAGTTGATCAAAAGAATCCTTAAAATCTTGGCTAGTGTCAATGATAATCCAAACCATGATTCAAAAACCTGGTATGGATCAAGACTGACACTAGTCAGGAAATAAGATTAAACTACAAAAAGCTGAATTGACTATTTTTTGTACTCCCAATGGAAATATCGTCTGAAATAAGATCATTTTTTTAAATTAAAGTAGCTATCGGGACTAAAATAAAAAAAATCCAAGAATGGCACTAATTACACGAAGGCACCCTTCCGCCCTAATAAATCTAAATCCTACCTTCTAATAACTGATTGCGTGGAATAAGAGATGCTAGGAATGAAACTTTCTCTAAGTTTTTAAAAAGATCATAACTATTTATTAATCAGGAAAATATATCTGTAATTTTTATAATTTATTCAAAATATGGTGTAATTATTTGGAGGTATAAATGCTGAATTTTGTATCAGTTAATTCTTCGCAAAAAATACTAAACCATGAAAAAAATCCAAAAGAAAAATCCGAAGCATAATCAAAGTGTTTTGTCCCAGTTAAATGACAATCCAGATCAAAGTGAGAAAGCTAAAAAAGGACTTCCTAACAAGAAAAAGGGAATCCTTGCAAAATTAAATGATGATCCTGACCAAAAGAAGTAATTGTTTATACTTCCATAATTTTCATTTCGAAGGTAAATATGTATTGTTTTTCAAGGCTTAATTATTTGAAGTAACAAAAGCAGTAAAAATTTGAATTCTGATTTTATGGAAATCACCCTTACAAATTCTTTCACTTCAACCAAAAAAAAGAAATGTTTCATCACGTAAAAGAATTACAATACAACGCTAGGGTTTCAAAACCTGATGTTCGTTTCGCGAAATTATTGCTCGAACAATTTGGAGGACCTAATGGAGAACTTAAAGCAGCAATGCAATATTTTGTTCAGGGGTTTGGCTGCAGAAAAGCTTTTCCAGACAAATATGATATGCTAATGGATATTGCAACTGAGGAATTCAGTCATCTTGAAATAGTCGGTGCCACTATTCAAATGTTGCTCACCGGAGTAAATGGAGAACTGAAAAATGCAGCAGATGAATCTGATTTGACAAAGATGTTGGATGGTCAGGCGGCCAAGGAAAGTTATATCCATGAAGCTATGGTCAACCCACATTTCTTTATAGTAAGTGGCGGAACGCCAACCCTTACGGATAGTGTAGGTAATCCCTGGAGTGCCAGCTATATTATGGGAATGGGAGACCTGACAGCGGATTTACGTCTGGATCTGGGTGCTGAGATTAGTGCTAAAATGGTCTATGAAAACCTGATGAAATTCACTGATGATGTTTATGTCAAAGAAACATTGCGTTTTTTAATGACCAGAGAAGTAGCCCATTATCAGATGTTCCAAGCTGCTTTAGATACTATTGAACCAAACTTTCCTCCTGGAATTTTGGCAAGTGATCCCAAATTCAGCAACAAGTATTTCAACATGTCCAAAGGGGAAGATTACAGAGGACCTTGGAATG encodes:
- a CDS encoding helix-turn-helix domain-containing protein is translated as MENQKIHIKYMVSLRCIMVVKEELKKLGVKYCIVSLGEVEILGKITKQQKDDLSINLKKIGLELLDDKKSILINKVKNEIVIMIHHSESLPKINFSDFLSEKLGYDYTYLSNIFTEVQGITIQQFIIYNKIEKVKELLVYDELNLTEISYLVGYSSVAHLSNQFKKVTGLTPSFFKHIKQQRQKSLKNI
- a CDS encoding response regulator, yielding MKSNPLKIVLADDDEADRLLFIEAFDELKSGNSVQTVNDGVELMELLRQTVIENLPDILFLDINMPKKNGLDCLKEIRADQKFKEVSVAIFTTSSSQRDMEETFLLGANVYINKPNNFQQLKKLLEKALSYSNVYQDPPFNKDNFILNVE
- a CDS encoding CheR family methyltransferase — its product is MGQKGEIKKGKTSITEESERELFLIVAIGASAGGLEAISELLKYLDPDTGMAFIFVQHLSPDHKSMLTPLLAKITSMDVKEVEDRVLIKPNNFYIIPPDKEISVEKGHIILSPRPESPKVNLPIDILFSSLAKTHKVHVIGIILSGSATDGTIGLKSIKQEGGLTFAQDQSAKFISMPQSAISTGIVDFILSPKEIAFELNRISKLPTVRVSGPLNGEEDDIEDDNPDFIAILHSLQKFAGVDFSVYKSRTIKRRILRRMMLCKSYDLNTYRQLIGESNEEMKILYQDLLINVTSFFRDPDTYKYLKESLLPRLLQTKNEKDKLRVWVPACSSGEEALSIAMMILEVQQKTGNHVPIQIFATDLSEKEIRKARTGLYTSNELQSVSPKRLHRFFTKSDSNYRISKTIKDICVFAPHNLLKDPPFSRIDFISCRNLLIYLSSPAQKRVLATFHYALNQNGFLMLGKAETISSSTDLFSEVNKKHKVYSRKSSATSSILPQPTSRVPKDFSHRIQKEDGNDSKSGIPKTPIVHTKRNLDQIIDAVLLADYLPACVVINHQMEILQFRGNTDVYFSHVSGKASLNILKMVRKEIAFGLRSLISKSIKAKKSIRKTGIEVNFHNEIYVISIEVAPLLVELEEELMIVVFSQHDQASGLHRLKATDDMQDTQLMLKENRIRQLEEELASSQEDALDLAQEQERYIAELQSANEEVVSSNEELQTVNEELETSKEELESSNEELITTNQELQTRNELLNESYGYSNAIISTLHEPMIVLDKFFRIRTVNQSFLRIFQLNEQQTEGKHLFDLENGHWNIPSLRELLEQIIPKNPSFSNFKITHSFPRIGEREFFLNASSIIQKSHGEELILLSFNDVTDAERIQKNRLEGFTKDIEESRIYNLKLEKAVKERTNQLNQSNKILAEKNIELEKMNKELEAFAYVSSHDLKEPLRKIQTFADRILDSEIENLSPKGQMYFLHMQKSSNRMQMLIEDLLSFTSLNSAERKFEATNLEEIIKDVQIEMKEDLDKNQAQIKLHDLCEVNVIPFQFRQLIHNMISNSLKFAKPTIPVKINISCKLVTHDKIKILENLQHKLYHHICFSDNGIGFDQEYSKRIFEVFEKLHSKDEYAGTGIGLAIVKKIVENHHGFIKATSESNKGTIFDIYLPAKK
- a CDS encoding manganese catalase family protein; translation: MFHHVKELQYNARVSKPDVRFAKLLLEQFGGPNGELKAAMQYFVQGFGCRKAFPDKYDMLMDIATEEFSHLEIVGATIQMLLTGVNGELKNAADESDLTKMLDGQAAKESYIHEAMVNPHFFIVSGGTPTLTDSVGNPWSASYIMGMGDLTADLRLDLGAEISAKMVYENLMKFTDDVYVKETLRFLMTREVAHYQMFQAALDTIEPNFPPGILASDPKFSNKYFNMSKGEDYRGPWNEGKSPLMGEEWHNVEDPIQHVRDSNGLLDEKAVSTDRTEKSVQSANKALSIKRKEKIDKATAPVNGFMSWSVYENKEKSKDQERSSVL